A stretch of Arachis hypogaea cultivar Tifrunner chromosome 15, arahy.Tifrunner.gnm2.J5K5, whole genome shotgun sequence DNA encodes these proteins:
- the LOC112747223 gene encoding uncharacterized protein, producing the protein MCETCVAVLGSCVTVAWKLCRRRCIFCLRCPSLCLHHRLSLAFDTDEFVIPSLKIDSDQSKSHIPSIKSSNSATKVKKEENIYLGPHRIPPSQSKQETNPPNQKLRLKQKLKEVDKRNSGTGRENKVDNLRELVGGGK; encoded by the exons ATGTGTGAAACTTGTGTCGCCGTTCTAGGAAGTTGTGTCACCGTCGCGTGGAAGCTTTGTCGCCGTCGTTGTATCTTTTGTTTGAGATGTCCCTCTCTGTGTCTTCACCATCGTCTTTCTCTCGCTTTCG ACACTGATGAGTTTGTGATTCCAAGTTTGAAAATTGACTCGGATCAAAGTAAATCGCATATTCCAAGCATAAAATCCTCAAATTCTGCCACAAAG GTtaagaaagaagagaacataTATCTCGGACCACACAGAATCCCTCCTTCACAATCAAAACAAGAGACAAATCCACCAAACCAAAAACTGAGGCTCAAGCAAAAGCTGAAAGAAGTTGATAAGAGAAATAGTGGGACTGGTAGGGAAAACAAAGTGGACAACCTAAGGGAGCTTGTTGGTGGTGGGAAGTGA